The Acidianus infernus genome window below encodes:
- a CDS encoding pirin family protein, with product MIRKVSGLIQGKYTYDGAGVKLYRVFGGTSTYHLTDPFLLLDFFGSSNVEDYINGFPWHPHRGIETVTYLLQGKVEHEDSEGNKGVIYPGEAQWMTAGSGIFHQEMPKPLDESDILHTPILTTENKGLQLWINLPANKKMKSPIYRDIRRIPKVKIDKGEVKVLSGEFMGVEGPVNAGIDVDPTYLDIKLEEEGEFRHGVHTKYTVLAFIIEGSIDFPVKVGEGNLLIFDEGDEIYIKSKGGARLLLLSGKPLREEIAWYGPIVMNTEEQIIEALNDLRRGTFVRDKKVERITY from the coding sequence ATGATAAGAAAAGTTTCTGGCTTAATACAAGGTAAATATACTTATGACGGTGCAGGAGTAAAACTATACAGGGTTTTCGGAGGTACTTCAACTTATCATCTGACAGATCCTTTTCTACTCTTGGACTTCTTCGGTTCATCGAACGTAGAAGATTACATTAACGGATTTCCTTGGCATCCTCATAGGGGGATAGAAACTGTAACTTATCTATTACAAGGTAAGGTAGAGCATGAAGACAGTGAAGGAAATAAAGGAGTTATTTACCCTGGAGAAGCACAGTGGATGACCGCGGGAAGCGGAATATTTCATCAAGAAATGCCAAAGCCTCTTGACGAGAGTGACATTTTGCACACTCCTATTTTAACTACTGAAAATAAAGGACTACAATTGTGGATAAATCTTCCGGCTAATAAGAAAATGAAATCTCCTATATATAGAGATATAAGGAGAATTCCTAAGGTAAAAATAGATAAAGGCGAAGTTAAGGTCCTTTCAGGGGAATTCATGGGAGTCGAAGGCCCAGTAAACGCGGGGATTGATGTCGATCCTACTTACCTTGATATAAAACTCGAGGAGGAAGGAGAATTTCGTCATGGCGTTCATACTAAATATACAGTATTAGCGTTTATAATAGAAGGCTCTATTGATTTCCCTGTAAAAGTAGGAGAAGGCAATTTGTTAATATTTGATGAGGGGGATGAAATTTACATAAAATCTAAAGGCGGGGCTAGGCTACTTTTGCTTTCTGGTAAACCTCTTAGGGAAGAAATAGCTTGGTATGGACCTATAGTCATGAATACTGAGGAGCAAATTATTGAGGCATTAAACGATTTAAGAAGGGGAACTTTTGTTAGAGATAAGAAAGTAGAAAGAATAACTTACTAA
- the thsA gene encoding thermosome subunit alpha, producing the protein MLHRENLASIFRENTSRESGKDVILSNITAVRTLAEMLKTSLGPRGLDKMMVSSTNDITITNDGATIVKDLEVQHPAARIVVETAKVQDSEVGDGTTTAVVLSGFLLDEAGKLLDQNIHPTTIIEGFKKALDKALAISKEIAIKINPEDRNYLREVAYTTLSSKFFSEGEELDKIIDLSIDAVLSVMDKVGDEYVIDLSNIKMVKKRGESVEDTELIKGFVLDKEVAHEGMPRRIDEAKIAVIDFPLEVQKTEISSKLSLTSPEQIKAALDEQAKYLRGIVDKIAATGANVVICQKGMDDIAQYFLAKKKIMGIKNVSRSDLEKIAKTTGATIISSEMDLDSSALGYAKVVEERTVGKDKAIFIEGVKNAKVVTILIRGATDIAMDEVERSLNDVLNSVRNVIIYPYVVAGGGAFEEELAMRLRKETLPGKEQLALEAYANALEEIAVTLAETAGLDPTEALVNLRTMHAKGLDKSGVDVMQGKLVEDMTKIKVVDSLKVKEQVLKGATEAATAILKIDDLIAAAPAKQQPQQQEGGYPGMSGMPGM; encoded by the coding sequence ATGTTACACCGTGAGAATTTGGCTTCAATATTCAGAGAAAACACAAGCAGAGAGTCGGGAAAGGACGTAATTCTTTCAAACATAACTGCAGTAAGGACTTTAGCCGAAATGCTAAAGACCTCCTTAGGACCAAGAGGATTAGATAAAATGATGGTATCTTCAACAAACGATATTACAATAACAAACGACGGAGCTACGATAGTTAAGGATTTAGAAGTTCAGCATCCAGCAGCAAGGATAGTTGTAGAAACTGCAAAAGTTCAAGATTCTGAAGTTGGAGATGGTACAACTACTGCAGTAGTCCTTTCAGGTTTCCTTCTAGATGAGGCAGGAAAACTTCTAGATCAAAATATTCATCCCACTACTATTATTGAAGGATTTAAGAAAGCCTTAGACAAGGCGTTAGCAATCTCGAAGGAAATAGCAATAAAAATAAATCCAGAGGATAGAAATTATTTAAGAGAAGTAGCATATACAACACTCTCAAGTAAGTTCTTCTCTGAAGGTGAAGAACTAGATAAGATAATAGACCTATCCATTGATGCTGTGCTCTCAGTAATGGATAAAGTAGGAGACGAATACGTCATTGATTTAAGTAACATAAAAATGGTAAAGAAGAGAGGAGAATCCGTAGAGGATACAGAACTGATTAAAGGTTTCGTACTAGATAAGGAAGTAGCACATGAAGGAATGCCTAGGAGGATTGATGAAGCTAAGATCGCAGTAATAGATTTTCCATTAGAAGTTCAGAAGACTGAAATTTCCTCAAAGCTAAGTTTGACCTCTCCTGAGCAAATTAAAGCTGCACTAGACGAGCAAGCAAAGTACTTAAGGGGTATTGTAGATAAGATAGCTGCTACTGGAGCTAACGTTGTTATATGCCAAAAAGGAATGGACGATATTGCGCAATATTTCTTAGCTAAAAAGAAGATCATGGGAATCAAAAACGTTAGTAGGAGTGACCTAGAAAAAATAGCAAAGACTACCGGAGCAACAATAATAAGTTCTGAAATGGACTTAGATTCCTCAGCTTTAGGCTATGCAAAGGTAGTTGAAGAAAGGACAGTAGGAAAAGATAAGGCAATATTCATTGAAGGAGTGAAAAACGCTAAAGTAGTTACCATATTAATAAGAGGAGCAACTGACATTGCTATGGATGAAGTTGAGAGGAGCTTAAACGACGTATTAAATTCGGTAAGGAATGTAATAATATATCCTTATGTAGTTGCCGGCGGAGGAGCATTTGAGGAAGAATTAGCAATGAGACTTAGGAAAGAAACATTACCGGGAAAGGAACAGTTAGCATTAGAGGCATACGCTAATGCATTAGAGGAAATTGCTGTGACTTTAGCAGAAACTGCCGGATTAGATCCTACAGAGGCCTTGGTTAACTTAAGGACAATGCACGCAAAAGGCTTAGATAAGAGCGGAGTCGACGTAATGCAGGGTAAACTAGTTGAAGACATGACTAAGATTAAGGTTGTTGATTCTCTAAAGGTTAAAGAACAAGTATTGAAAGGTGCTACTGAAGCAGCAACGGCAATATTAAAAATTGATGACTTAATTGCTGCAGCTCCTGCAAAGCAACAGCCGCAACAGCAAGAAGGCGGATATCCAGGAATGTCAGGAATGCCCGGAATGTAA
- a CDS encoding glycoside hydrolase → MDKRKKRIVEVIILFFVLLLSFPGFFVIGASSESCHSNPYYPSYLLLSNWKNISVWIPTGIQVINRELNGFPQYNASIRNIFLGGIGILNLTVCLGINTTKAYLQLNNTALLECNNSICIILPPYTSYLLLILGVKTPFNITIKSNSSWLAQDNEFKNNISWLISNGSVIIKRTNLILSFQKTGVYYVEISLLVPPYENVSHLLLLNNKVVKSWLNKSVIPKYLPKSLLREYYLSLLLIKDDQNPYLGDFAASPSPIYLYSWVRDSSFAALALQESGHYYSALKYWLWMANATSMGNGTWYTRYNFYSGKPCIGFGIPELDSLGLFEIGVYNFYILTHNVSFLYEVKPRLCEIIKYQTYEILESKFHLVPEDLSVWEDRLAYHFWTQSFNDLGLYDMEKLGFNVSYEEKLLNESILKYFWKNGYFASALGESVLYEENGEVEVLCPLPPAIDSSTLLPLDMGYLPLDSNYTNQDFNSVVSNLTVNGGLSRFPDDLYHYSESLYDSCEPSPPWVITTLFEALYYAEKGEINSSIRLLCWAYNHSQQGLLPEAVAPVKGYPLPTTSPLTWSSAMFIIVSLSLKSQTSATIKECPKEFILSSITILVIFTISVIINRKIILHSGHS, encoded by the coding sequence ATGGATAAAAGAAAAAAGAGGATAGTTGAAGTTATAATATTGTTTTTCGTCCTTCTGCTTTCTTTTCCCGGTTTTTTCGTAATAGGAGCAAGTTCTGAAAGTTGCCATTCTAACCCTTATTATCCATCTTATTTATTGTTAAGTAACTGGAAAAATATTTCAGTTTGGATTCCTACCGGAATACAAGTTATAAATAGAGAACTTAATGGCTTTCCACAATACAATGCATCAATAAGAAATATATTTCTAGGAGGAATAGGTATACTTAATCTTACTGTTTGTCTTGGAATTAATACAACGAAAGCCTATCTTCAACTTAACAACACTGCGTTGCTAGAATGTAATAATTCGATCTGTATAATACTTCCTCCTTATACTAGTTATTTATTACTCATTCTAGGCGTGAAGACTCCTTTCAACATTACTATAAAGTCAAATTCCTCTTGGCTGGCGCAGGATAACGAGTTCAAGAATAACATCTCTTGGTTAATATCAAATGGGAGTGTAATAATAAAGCGTACTAACTTAATTCTGTCTTTCCAAAAGACAGGAGTGTATTATGTAGAGATCTCACTACTTGTGCCTCCTTACGAAAACGTATCTCACCTACTATTGCTGAACAACAAAGTCGTTAAATCGTGGTTGAATAAAAGCGTTATCCCTAAATATTTACCTAAATCTTTATTAAGAGAATATTATTTATCTTTACTTTTAATAAAGGACGATCAAAATCCCTATTTAGGAGATTTTGCAGCTTCCCCTTCTCCAATATATCTTTATTCATGGGTTAGAGACTCTTCTTTTGCAGCTTTAGCATTACAAGAGTCGGGACATTATTATTCAGCTTTAAAATATTGGCTATGGATGGCTAATGCTACTTCAATGGGTAACGGAACATGGTATACGAGATACAACTTCTATTCTGGAAAGCCTTGCATAGGATTTGGAATACCAGAATTAGATAGCCTAGGTTTATTTGAAATTGGAGTATACAATTTTTACATTCTTACGCATAATGTTTCTTTCCTCTACGAGGTTAAGCCTAGGCTGTGCGAAATAATAAAGTATCAAACCTATGAAATTCTCGAATCTAAATTCCACCTAGTTCCTGAAGACTTAAGCGTGTGGGAAGATAGGTTAGCTTATCACTTCTGGACCCAATCCTTTAACGATCTAGGTCTGTACGATATGGAAAAACTGGGATTTAATGTTAGTTATGAGGAAAAATTATTAAATGAAAGTATATTGAAATATTTCTGGAAAAATGGATATTTCGCCTCAGCTCTAGGAGAATCTGTGCTCTATGAAGAAAATGGAGAAGTAGAAGTATTATGTCCATTACCGCCTGCAATAGATTCGTCAACGTTACTACCACTAGATATGGGTTATTTACCTTTGGATTCGAACTATACTAATCAAGACTTTAACTCTGTGGTCTCTAACCTAACAGTTAATGGAGGGCTTTCGAGATTCCCTGATGACCTTTATCACTATTCCGAGTCTCTGTATGATAGTTGTGAGCCCAGCCCTCCTTGGGTTATTACTACACTGTTTGAGGCGTTATATTATGCAGAAAAAGGTGAGATCAACTCTTCTATTAGACTATTATGTTGGGCATATAATCATTCTCAACAAGGATTATTGCCAGAAGCAGTAGCTCCCGTAAAGGGATACCCATTGCCTACAACTTCTCCTCTTACATGGTCTTCGGCTATGTTTATTATAGTCTCTCTCAGTCTTAAGTCTCAAACATCAGCAACTATTAAAGAATGTCCTAAAGAATTTATACTGTCTTCAATTACAATCTTAGTAATTTTTACCATAAGTGTAATAATAAATAGAAAAATTATCTTACATTCCGGGCATTCCTGA
- a CDS encoding ABC transporter ATP-binding protein translates to MAHVKLEDIWKIYKEKKKTVEVLRGINLEIEKGDFVVILGPSGEGKTTILRIIAGLLKQDKGHVYLRGKLADDMSPKDRNIAMVPQNYAVYPFMNVFDNIAFPLKIEHVPKEEIRKRVLEVAEMLKIDNLLNRRPSQLSGGQLQRVAIARALVKNADIILMDEPLSNLDAQIRVLAREELKELQQKLGPTIIYVTHDQAEALSLATKLALLHNGKIQAYGDPLELYRQPNNSWVASFLGNPAMNLIRSEIAGEKIEFDGQAIPLPERFKGIISSNKVILGIRPENIEISQDGDIEGVVELVEELGSFTITHVRVGNDIIKVIDKAFIKREKGEKVKLKFDYSRIELFDAESGVNLMIKNG, encoded by the coding sequence ATGGCTCACGTAAAGCTAGAGGATATATGGAAGATATATAAGGAAAAGAAGAAGACGGTTGAGGTACTTAGGGGCATAAATCTGGAGATAGAGAAAGGAGATTTCGTAGTCATTTTAGGACCTTCGGGAGAAGGTAAGACTACTATACTAAGGATAATAGCTGGATTACTTAAACAAGATAAAGGGCACGTTTACTTAAGAGGAAAATTGGCAGACGATATGTCGCCTAAAGATAGAAATATTGCCATGGTACCACAAAACTATGCTGTATATCCTTTCATGAACGTTTTTGATAACATAGCATTTCCATTAAAGATAGAGCACGTGCCTAAGGAAGAAATAAGAAAAAGAGTCTTAGAAGTAGCAGAAATGCTAAAAATCGATAATTTACTTAATAGAAGGCCTTCACAGCTGAGCGGAGGACAGTTACAGAGAGTCGCAATAGCTAGAGCTCTAGTTAAAAATGCGGATATAATACTAATGGACGAACCATTGTCCAACTTAGATGCTCAGATTAGAGTATTAGCTAGAGAAGAGCTAAAGGAGTTGCAACAAAAGCTAGGGCCAACAATTATATACGTAACTCATGATCAAGCAGAGGCGCTTAGCTTAGCTACTAAATTAGCACTTCTTCATAATGGAAAAATACAAGCTTACGGAGATCCTCTTGAATTATATAGACAGCCCAATAATTCTTGGGTAGCTAGTTTTCTTGGAAATCCTGCTATGAACTTAATAAGATCTGAAATAGCTGGTGAGAAAATTGAATTTGATGGGCAAGCAATACCTTTGCCTGAGAGGTTTAAAGGGATTATTAGTTCAAACAAGGTAATTCTTGGTATAAGGCCTGAGAATATCGAAATATCACAAGATGGTGACATTGAAGGAGTAGTAGAGCTAGTAGAAGAACTTGGAAGTTTTACAATTACTCACGTAAGAGTAGGAAATGATATAATAAAGGTAATTGATAAGGCATTCATAAAGAGGGAAAAAGGAGAAAAGGTTAAGTTGAAATTCGATTATAGCAGAATTGAACTATTTGATGCAGAATCAGGAGTCAACTTGATGATTAAAAATGGATAA